The Stratiformator vulcanicus genome has a segment encoding these proteins:
- a CDS encoding glycosyltransferase family 87 protein has translation MFAPLQNWQVRAIGVGIILCAIVASAVLPLFASGGMIPIYMKATDRYLAGEQFYLPNEPPAYTYPPAMILTTVPLAVFPEYGWRALNWLENFSLAAGLIALATVMVWPVIAADGPPLRDRRYLIAATVVTILCLKYIISPIKYQAHDLMVVVAVGGAALAMSRSNDKWGGLLGGMAAALKATPMLLLPVLVMQRRVVASMTFGTAVLVLTLLPDLFVASPDDATWAQSWYSRFVSKTSVGEAAEGDGAWTAWNALNQSIPGTMYRLMTPVETGGELKNVAIADLGGRTAKLIVLLIEVAVFGFIVLTCRRSPLLDAGPLRSFYWMGAAGVVLCGMLLLSPMSSTQHFCALCLPIAFFTVHYFFIRRTWVALAGMSAVMLGGPLASQDLVGETYSSWAQAAGSATIVTIACMVSTGVLLLSDRKRSEQIFARFESDSSSPNRDEAIISPPAAAA, from the coding sequence ATGTTTGCCCCGCTTCAAAATTGGCAGGTCCGCGCAATCGGCGTGGGTATCATTCTCTGCGCGATCGTGGCGTCGGCGGTTCTTCCGCTGTTCGCATCGGGTGGAATGATCCCCATCTACATGAAGGCGACCGATCGCTATCTCGCGGGGGAGCAGTTCTACCTGCCTAATGAACCTCCGGCTTACACGTATCCGCCGGCGATGATCCTCACGACGGTGCCCCTCGCGGTCTTCCCTGAGTACGGCTGGCGTGCGCTCAATTGGTTGGAGAATTTCTCGCTGGCAGCAGGGTTGATTGCGTTGGCGACGGTCATGGTCTGGCCGGTGATCGCTGCCGACGGCCCCCCGTTGAGAGACCGACGGTACCTGATCGCGGCGACCGTGGTCACGATCCTCTGCCTCAAATACATCATCTCGCCGATCAAATATCAGGCTCACGATTTGATGGTTGTGGTCGCCGTCGGAGGCGCGGCGCTTGCGATGTCCCGATCGAACGACAAATGGGGCGGACTGCTCGGAGGCATGGCAGCGGCCCTGAAGGCGACGCCGATGCTGCTGCTCCCGGTCCTTGTGATGCAGCGCCGCGTTGTGGCCTCCATGACATTCGGCACCGCCGTGCTCGTATTAACGCTGCTGCCCGACCTGTTCGTGGCATCGCCCGACGATGCGACCTGGGCTCAGTCGTGGTACTCCCGATTCGTCTCAAAGACGAGTGTCGGTGAAGCCGCCGAGGGGGACGGAGCCTGGACGGCTTGGAATGCACTCAATCAAAGTATTCCGGGAACAATGTATCGCCTGATGACGCCGGTCGAGACGGGAGGCGAATTGAAGAACGTCGCAATCGCAGACCTCGGCGGCCGAACGGCGAAACTGATCGTCTTGCTGATCGAAGTCGCCGTCTTCGGTTTCATCGTGCTGACCTGTCGACGCAGTCCGCTGCTCGACGCGGGACCGCTGCGGTCGTTCTATTGGATGGGTGCCGCCGGAGTCGTGCTGTGTGGAATGCTGCTGCTATCGCCGATGAGCAGCACCCAGCACTTTTGTGCGCTCTGCCTGCCGATCGCGTTCTTCACTGTCCATTATTTTTTCATCCGTCGAACGTGGGTCGCCCTCGCCGGCATGTCGGCGGTCATGCTTGGTGGCCCGCTCGCCTCGCAGGACCTCGTCGGCGAGACGTACTCCAGTTGGGCGCAGGCGGCCGGCAGTGCGACTATTGTCACGATCGCCTGCATGGTTTCGACGGGTGTGCTCTTGCTGTCTGACCGGAAACGAAGCGAGCAAATCTTTGCACGTTTTGAGAGCGACAGCTCATCGCCGAATCGAGACGAAGCCATTATTTCGCCACCGGCTGCGGCTGCTTGA
- a CDS encoding M16 family metallopeptidase produces MHGRPLLIAFASLIAALLPSISFAKDGSEVTQIRSIEGITEYRLENGMQVLLFPDESKPTVTVNLTMFVGSRHEGYGESGMAHLLEHMLFKGTPDHPQVPKVLQERGASFNGTTWVDRTNYYETLPASEQNLEFALRLEADRMVNSFVRAEDLASEMTVVRNEFERGENSPQRILAQRVVSAAYEWHNYGKSTIGNRADIERVPIENLQAFYKKYYRPDNAMLVIAGNFDPDFAIEKIKEYFAPLDNPDTPLPQTYTEEPAQDGERTVLLRRTGEVALAAVAYHIPAGGNPSYPAIDVLESILTAAPSGRLYKKLVEPGRAADLSGVAFAWHDPGVMRIMAEIADAQDARDVLQTMLDVLEIDLVENPVTEAEVDRAKARLLKQRELTANNSTRIAVELSEWAAMGDWRLYFLYRDRLEKVTPADVTKVAQKYLIPSNRTAGLFLPTDEPVRTQIPHVEDLAESIGEYKGREVVKAGEKFDVSPANIESRTERVELAGGAKAVLLQKQNRGETVVFRLHLNYGNEQSLQNKAMPAELLPLLMTRGADGMTRQEIQDELDRLQAQLSASGTAGGATFTLQAKKDTLPDALKLLGRVLKSATLPDEEISVAKQAQISSFQSQLNDPQSLATTKVSRNLSSWPKGDPRYMPTLEEQIEMYEDVSRDGLVGLYESQLGGADAEVAVVGTFDRDATVEAVEEMLSGWKSDVPYHRLTDHVPENIAGGYDVIPTPDKKNAVYFSATAFPMTDTDPDYPAIVLGNYILGGGSLSSRLADRVRQKEGLSYGVGSGFSARAEDPRAVFYMYAITNPENVPKLRSVIDEELAALLEKGVTEDEVERAQSGYLERQSVSRANDGNLARILGNTLEYERTMDYYTKLEESLRGLTPQQVQAALKKHLDPSKLMLVVAGDLEDNDE; encoded by the coding sequence ATGCACGGCAGGCCGTTGCTCATCGCATTCGCATCACTGATCGCCGCGCTGCTCCCCTCAATCAGCTTCGCCAAGGACGGTTCCGAAGTGACTCAGATTCGCTCCATCGAAGGCATCACCGAATACCGTCTCGAAAACGGAATGCAGGTGCTGCTGTTTCCGGATGAATCGAAGCCGACCGTCACCGTCAATCTCACGATGTTCGTCGGCTCGCGGCACGAAGGTTACGGCGAATCGGGCATGGCGCACCTGTTGGAGCACATGCTCTTCAAAGGCACGCCCGATCACCCGCAGGTTCCCAAAGTGCTGCAGGAACGCGGGGCCAGCTTCAACGGCACCACGTGGGTCGACCGCACCAACTACTACGAGACACTTCCGGCCAGTGAGCAGAATCTCGAATTCGCGCTGCGGCTCGAAGCCGACCGTATGGTCAACAGCTTCGTCCGCGCCGAAGACCTTGCCTCCGAGATGACGGTCGTTCGCAATGAGTTCGAACGGGGCGAAAACAGCCCGCAGCGGATTCTCGCCCAACGCGTCGTCTCGGCTGCCTACGAATGGCACAACTACGGCAAGTCGACAATCGGTAACCGGGCCGACATCGAACGGGTGCCGATCGAAAATTTGCAGGCCTTCTACAAAAAATATTACCGTCCCGATAACGCGATGCTCGTGATCGCGGGCAACTTCGATCCCGACTTCGCGATCGAGAAGATCAAAGAGTACTTCGCCCCCCTCGACAATCCCGACACTCCGCTGCCGCAGACCTACACGGAGGAGCCAGCACAGGACGGGGAGCGAACCGTTTTGCTGCGGCGCACCGGAGAGGTCGCTCTCGCCGCAGTCGCCTATCACATTCCGGCCGGCGGCAATCCGTCGTATCCGGCGATCGACGTTCTCGAAAGCATTCTTACGGCCGCTCCGAGTGGTCGGCTCTATAAAAAACTCGTCGAACCCGGACGAGCGGCTGACCTCTCCGGCGTGGCCTTCGCGTGGCACGATCCGGGCGTGATGCGGATCATGGCGGAGATCGCTGACGCGCAAGATGCCAGAGATGTGCTGCAGACAATGCTCGACGTGTTGGAGATCGATCTCGTCGAGAATCCGGTCACCGAAGCGGAAGTCGACCGGGCGAAGGCGCGGCTACTCAAGCAACGCGAACTGACCGCCAACAACAGCACGCGGATCGCCGTCGAACTGAGTGAATGGGCGGCGATGGGCGACTGGCGGCTTTATTTTCTGTACCGCGACCGCCTTGAGAAGGTCACGCCCGCCGATGTGACCAAGGTCGCCCAGAAGTACCTCATCCCCAGCAATCGCACGGCCGGGCTGTTCCTTCCGACCGACGAGCCGGTTCGAACGCAGATCCCGCATGTGGAGGACCTGGCCGAATCGATCGGCGAGTACAAAGGCCGTGAGGTCGTCAAAGCGGGTGAGAAGTTCGACGTCTCACCGGCCAATATCGAAAGCCGGACCGAGCGGGTCGAACTGGCGGGCGGAGCGAAGGCCGTTCTGCTCCAGAAGCAGAATCGCGGCGAGACCGTTGTGTTCCGGCTGCACCTCAATTACGGCAACGAGCAGTCCCTGCAGAACAAAGCCATGCCGGCGGAGTTGTTGCCCCTCCTGATGACCCGCGGGGCCGACGGGATGACCCGGCAGGAAATTCAGGATGAACTCGACCGCTTGCAGGCTCAGTTGTCGGCCAGCGGTACGGCGGGCGGCGCGACCTTCACCCTGCAGGCGAAGAAGGATACGTTGCCGGATGCGCTAAAGCTCTTGGGAAGAGTTTTGAAGTCGGCCACGCTTCCGGATGAAGAGATCAGCGTTGCGAAGCAGGCTCAGATCTCGTCGTTCCAATCTCAACTGAACGATCCGCAATCTCTGGCGACGACAAAAGTTAGCCGGAATTTGAGTTCGTGGCCGAAGGGCGATCCGCGCTACATGCCGACGCTCGAAGAGCAGATCGAAATGTACGAAGACGTTTCGCGCGATGGACTGGTTGGTCTCTACGAATCGCAACTCGGCGGGGCCGATGCGGAGGTCGCCGTTGTGGGAACCTTTGATCGCGATGCGACAGTCGAAGCTGTCGAGGAGATGCTGTCGGGTTGGAAGTCGGACGTCCCGTATCATCGGCTCACCGACCATGTGCCTGAAAATATCGCCGGCGGCTACGATGTGATTCCGACCCCCGATAAGAAGAACGCCGTCTATTTTTCCGCCACGGCGTTTCCAATGACCGACACCGATCCCGATTACCCCGCGATCGTCTTAGGGAATTACATTCTCGGAGGAGGCTCACTTTCATCCCGGCTGGCTGATCGCGTGCGGCAGAAAGAAGGACTTTCCTACGGTGTCGGCTCCGGCTTCAGCGCTCGGGCCGAAGACCCCCGCGCGGTGTTCTACATGTACGCGATCACCAATCCGGAAAACGTACCCAAGTTGCGATCCGTCATTGATGAAGAGTTGGCGGCATTGCTCGAGAAAGGTGTGACGGAAGACGAGGTCGAACGGGCCCAATCGGGTTATCTCGAACGCCAATCGGTGTCGCGGGCAAACGACGGCAATCTGGCTCGCATCTTGGGCAATACCCTCGAATATGAGCGAACGATGGACTACTACACGAAGCTCGAAGAATCGCTGCGGGGCTTGACGCCGCAACAGGTCCAAGCAGCGCTGAAAAAGCATCTCGATCCCTCCAAGTTGATGCTCGTGGTCGCCGGCGATCTCGAAGACAACGACGAATAA
- a CDS encoding divalent metal cation transporter encodes MSDSTASGNPDSDTPDLPQMSASVADGPEAPADDLALERNYLAELEGKSWPVKLGGYIKLSGPGWLQSALTLGGGSLATGMYLGVLGGYGMLWLQPLAMILGIIMLSAIGYVTLTTGQRPFGLINRHVNPVLGWSWLIASLMANMVWALPQYALANGVMKQNLLPSLLGNESTLGSTEVMGLNAATVVIVAFILLIVVAITWSYGSGHWGVRVYEWMLKITVGLIVACFIGVVVRISLVGDGLPWGEIFAGFVPNLGTMFRPAAGFGPILEGLRNVDAEAATYWAAQIEQQQRDVLMGAFATAVGINMTFLLPYSMLGRGWRKEHRGLAIFDLSTGMFIPFLLATSCVVIASASQFHLKADTGASASPEVVNGLIEGRIKATGGEIADASTEERKLASMLVKRDVGGLSEALTPLLGRGTADIVFGFGVLAMALSTITLLMLVSGFVICELMNVPASGWPMRIGSLAACTGVLGPFIWGEAQAWLAVPTSVFGLVLLPIAYVTFLALMNSKAVLGDQRPTGGKRVLVNTLMLLSTVAALFGSGWAVVGKLGLPASIGLLVVVVILLIAGEVFRRTRSLTTDGDA; translated from the coding sequence ATGTCCGACAGCACCGCTTCCGGCAATCCCGACTCAGACACGCCCGACTTGCCGCAAATGTCGGCTTCGGTGGCCGACGGTCCGGAGGCGCCGGCAGACGACCTCGCGCTGGAGCGAAATTATCTCGCCGAGTTGGAAGGCAAATCGTGGCCGGTGAAGTTGGGCGGCTACATCAAGCTCTCCGGCCCCGGCTGGCTGCAAAGCGCCCTGACCCTCGGCGGCGGCTCGCTGGCGACGGGCATGTATCTGGGAGTTCTTGGCGGCTACGGCATGCTGTGGCTGCAACCGCTCGCGATGATCCTCGGGATCATCATGCTCAGCGCAATCGGATACGTGACGCTCACGACCGGTCAGCGGCCGTTCGGCCTCATCAACCGGCACGTCAATCCGGTGCTGGGGTGGAGCTGGTTGATCGCCTCGCTGATGGCGAACATGGTCTGGGCGCTCCCGCAATACGCACTGGCCAATGGCGTGATGAAGCAGAACCTGCTGCCGTCGCTGCTCGGAAATGAGAGCACGCTTGGCAGTACAGAAGTAATGGGCCTCAATGCGGCGACCGTGGTGATCGTCGCTTTTATTCTGCTGATCGTTGTGGCGATCACGTGGAGTTACGGGAGCGGCCACTGGGGCGTGCGTGTCTACGAGTGGATGCTCAAAATCACAGTCGGGCTGATCGTGGCCTGTTTTATCGGCGTCGTGGTAAGGATCAGCCTCGTCGGCGACGGGCTGCCGTGGGGCGAAATCTTCGCCGGATTTGTCCCGAACTTGGGGACCATGTTCCGACCTGCCGCCGGATTCGGCCCGATTCTTGAGGGGCTGCGGAATGTCGATGCGGAGGCCGCAACCTATTGGGCCGCCCAAATCGAACAGCAGCAGCGTGATGTGCTGATGGGTGCTTTTGCGACCGCCGTCGGCATCAATATGACCTTCCTGCTGCCCTACTCGATGCTCGGTCGCGGCTGGCGGAAAGAACACCGCGGCCTCGCGATCTTCGACTTGAGTACGGGGATGTTCATCCCGTTTCTGCTCGCGACGAGTTGCGTCGTGATCGCTTCGGCCAGTCAGTTCCACCTCAAAGCCGATACCGGGGCTTCGGCCTCGCCGGAAGTCGTCAACGGATTAATTGAAGGGCGGATCAAAGCCACGGGTGGCGAGATCGCCGACGCATCCACCGAAGAGCGAAAGCTCGCCTCGATGCTCGTGAAGCGCGATGTGGGCGGGCTGTCTGAGGCATTGACCCCGCTGCTGGGACGAGGCACGGCCGACATCGTATTCGGGTTCGGCGTGCTCGCGATGGCGCTTTCGACGATCACCTTGCTGATGCTGGTCTCCGGCTTCGTGATTTGCGAACTAATGAACGTACCAGCGTCGGGATGGCCCATGCGAATCGGCTCACTCGCGGCCTGCACTGGAGTGCTGGGGCCATTCATCTGGGGCGAGGCCCAAGCGTGGCTGGCCGTTCCGACATCCGTCTTCGGGCTGGTTCTTCTGCCGATCGCGTACGTGACGTTCCTCGCCCTGATGAACAGCAAAGCCGTGCTCGGCGATCAGCGTCCGACGGGCGGAAAGCGCGTGTTGGTCAACACGTTGATGCTCCTGTCGACCGTCGCGGCTTTGTTCGGCAGTGGCTGGGCCGTCGTCGGAAAGCTCGGACTGCCCGCATCGATTGGTCTTTTGGTCGTGGTCGTGATCTTGCTGATCGCCGGCGAGGTCTTTCGCCGGACACGTTCATTGACCACCGACGGCGACGCCTGA
- a CDS encoding Flp family type IVb pilin, whose protein sequence is MKDFGLSVKKFLVSEDGPTAVEYAVMLALIVIVCLTAIQAIGTNANAKFEEVGNAIS, encoded by the coding sequence ATGAAGGATTTTGGTCTCAGCGTCAAGAAGTTTCTGGTTTCCGAAGACGGCCCGACGGCCGTTGAGTACGCCGTCATGCTGGCGCTCATCGTGATCGTTTGCCTGACCGCCATTCAGGCGATCGGTACGAACGCGAACGCCAAGTTCGAAGAAGTCGGCAACGCCATCAGCTAA
- a CDS encoding A24 family peptidase has protein sequence MDWTELLLDNWHVKVVALLLIWAAWIDGKELRVPNWLTYPMALAGLIFQTWIGGFEGLGFGMLGLACGLLTLLPLYAVGGMGAGDVKLMAGMGAWLGWEITLYAFAVSVVVGALMAVAMVLYRGVFMKHYANFLMLWYEWWAVRDPRKLSSIAAERKSSMMLLPYGIPICIGSIGYFCYAGLIY, from the coding sequence ATGGATTGGACAGAACTTCTCCTCGATAACTGGCACGTCAAAGTCGTCGCGTTGCTGCTCATTTGGGCGGCTTGGATCGATGGCAAAGAACTGCGCGTGCCGAACTGGCTGACCTATCCGATGGCCTTGGCCGGGCTGATCTTTCAGACCTGGATCGGCGGCTTCGAAGGCCTTGGCTTCGGCATGTTGGGACTGGCCTGCGGACTCCTCACACTGCTCCCGCTCTACGCGGTCGGCGGAATGGGAGCCGGCGACGTCAAACTCATGGCCGGCATGGGTGCTTGGTTGGGGTGGGAGATCACCCTTTACGCCTTCGCCGTCTCGGTCGTCGTTGGTGCCCTCATGGCCGTTGCGATGGTCCTGTATCGCGGCGTGTTTATGAAGCACTACGCCAACTTTCTGATGCTTTGGTACGAGTGGTGGGCCGTTCGCGATCCGCGAAAGCTCTCCTCGATCGCCGCTGAGCGCAAGTCGTCCATGATGCTGCTGCCTTACGGCATTCCGATCTGCATCGGGAGCATCGGCTACTTCTGCTACGCAGGACTGATCTATTAG
- the cpaB gene encoding Flp pilus assembly protein CpaB yields MKNKSLILFLVAAGFGLVAMLGVMQVMEAKSEKEPVVRVLVATTDIIPGGKLDETNSAFKEVPRSMAPRGAVTDRKQTEGKALVSRAVQEEIIAEAKLSESARPPSDTIPVGMRVATVKVDSTKSHSGLLRPTDRVDILCTYKLRDPGGQQITSTKTVLEFIEVFATDSLRTTGESDGETTAKNISLIVTPEQAALLKLAENRGELHLTLRSKEDTDVADTPEVTMATFMNTSTVAGVRDKKGEKKAEEPVKTESLGDFVAQKQEEVKVEAAPNEPDIPTWTIMIHRGKDDAEYTDVIDEEALAELDLDRAKMQKMRAEVGRGQPATPAVAPEDTDADADANPWAIPSDGPKDRQSGPPSGPAVSGESEPDGIEEIFNEEDVERTKEIGDELDVLQNF; encoded by the coding sequence ATGAAAAACAAATCACTGATTCTGTTCCTGGTCGCAGCCGGTTTCGGGCTGGTAGCCATGTTGGGCGTCATGCAGGTCATGGAAGCCAAGTCGGAAAAGGAACCGGTGGTCCGGGTGTTGGTCGCCACGACCGACATCATTCCGGGCGGCAAGCTCGATGAAACCAACTCGGCGTTCAAGGAAGTGCCGCGGAGTATGGCACCACGCGGTGCGGTGACCGATCGCAAGCAGACTGAAGGCAAAGCCCTCGTCTCTCGCGCGGTTCAAGAAGAGATTATCGCTGAAGCGAAATTGAGTGAATCGGCGCGTCCGCCTTCAGACACCATTCCCGTCGGAATGCGGGTCGCGACGGTGAAGGTCGACTCGACCAAGAGTCACAGCGGCCTGCTGCGACCGACCGACCGGGTGGACATTCTTTGCACCTACAAGTTGCGAGATCCCGGCGGCCAGCAAATCACGTCGACGAAAACGGTTCTCGAATTTATCGAAGTCTTCGCCACCGACAGCCTCCGCACTACGGGTGAATCAGACGGCGAGACCACCGCGAAGAACATCTCGCTGATCGTCACACCGGAGCAGGCGGCCCTGCTGAAACTCGCCGAAAATCGAGGCGAACTGCACCTGACGCTTCGTAGTAAAGAAGACACCGATGTCGCCGACACGCCGGAGGTGACTATGGCGACGTTCATGAATACGTCCACGGTAGCGGGCGTCCGAGACAAAAAAGGCGAGAAAAAGGCGGAAGAGCCGGTCAAGACTGAAAGCCTCGGCGACTTCGTTGCTCAGAAGCAGGAAGAGGTGAAGGTTGAAGCGGCTCCGAACGAGCCCGATATCCCGACCTGGACGATCATGATTCACCGCGGCAAGGATGACGCCGAATATACCGACGTGATCGATGAAGAAGCGCTCGCCGAACTTGATCTCGATCGGGCCAAAATGCAAAAAATGCGTGCCGAGGTCGGACGCGGACAACCGGCCACTCCTGCCGTCGCCCCCGAAGATACGGATGCCGACGCGGATGCCAATCCGTGGGCGATCCCGAGTGACGGCCCGAAAGATCGGCAGTCTGGGCCGCCGAGTGGGCCTGCGGTATCTGGCGAAAGCGAGCCGGACGGAATCGAGGAAATTTTTAACGAAGAAGATGTGGAGCGAACCAAGGAAATCGGCGACGAACTCGATGTTCTTCAAAATTTCTAA
- a CDS encoding type II and III secretion system protein family protein — MQLPNSFGRSMAFAVVFALASAAFAQETGTPNANEPVVRLASRESKIQVIEQFSKIVKLDDRISRVDGFDSDVVDIKALDARSIRLHAINPGVTTLTMTDENSDIYTVEVLVTGDVRYLQVQLNQLFPGASVEAREVNDSVLLRGWVTHPEQITQMVEIAERFYPSVLNHMRVGAPQQVMMKVKIMEVQRSLLRAFGINWLYSDGNGLASGTTGSITPITQIADPDTGAISPLVAAETLSTPNAIFSVAQSTFAFTTFIEALKQESLLKILAEPNLVATNGRPAYLLQGGEFPILVPNGLGTVGVEFREFGVRLEAVPIVLGHNQVSIQLQAEVSDRDFNNAVDLNGITVPALTTRRANTEVKMGFGETLVIAGLINNGHTATTSKIPILGDLPYIGAVFSRKRYTEGETELIIMVTPELVAPMQPGQVPTGGPGMQTDTPTDKELFFYGQLEVPTYGGPCGDRCRDPAGVATEPGMASPTMPQGLIPPGNYQGSTGYQGGSSHHVVVPPGASQMRSPRPAPSPAPTQRVAPQPPKLDPIPELNNIPPSPSASREYREVTENPWKDEPALQPASFDAPETPSSASPRQRPGLITPGS; from the coding sequence ATGCAATTGCCGAACTCTTTCGGACGCTCAATGGCCTTTGCGGTCGTATTTGCGCTCGCCTCAGCAGCTTTCGCCCAAGAGACTGGTACTCCGAACGCGAACGAGCCGGTGGTTCGACTTGCGTCCCGAGAGTCGAAAATTCAGGTCATCGAGCAATTCTCGAAGATCGTGAAGCTCGACGATCGCATCTCGCGGGTCGACGGTTTCGACTCCGACGTCGTCGACATCAAAGCGTTGGATGCCCGATCGATCCGCCTGCATGCGATCAATCCCGGCGTCACGACGCTGACCATGACCGACGAGAACAGCGACATCTACACGGTCGAAGTGCTCGTGACCGGTGACGTGCGCTACCTGCAGGTCCAATTGAATCAACTCTTTCCCGGTGCCTCGGTTGAAGCACGGGAAGTCAACGACAGCGTCCTGTTACGCGGTTGGGTGACCCATCCCGAGCAGATCACGCAGATGGTGGAAATCGCCGAGCGTTTCTATCCGTCGGTTCTCAATCACATGCGAGTGGGTGCGCCGCAGCAGGTGATGATGAAGGTCAAGATCATGGAGGTGCAGCGGTCCCTGCTGCGTGCCTTCGGCATCAACTGGCTTTACTCCGACGGAAACGGCCTCGCCTCGGGAACGACCGGAAGTATCACGCCGATCACTCAGATCGCTGACCCAGATACGGGGGCCATCTCCCCACTGGTTGCCGCCGAGACGCTTTCGACACCCAACGCGATCTTCTCTGTCGCGCAAAGCACCTTCGCATTCACGACGTTCATTGAAGCTTTGAAGCAGGAATCGCTGCTGAAGATTCTGGCGGAACCGAATCTCGTGGCGACGAACGGTCGTCCGGCTTACCTGCTGCAGGGTGGTGAATTCCCGATTCTCGTTCCTAACGGTCTGGGTACCGTGGGTGTCGAGTTCCGCGAATTCGGTGTGCGGCTCGAAGCGGTGCCGATCGTGCTCGGGCACAATCAGGTCAGCATCCAACTGCAGGCCGAAGTCAGTGACCGCGATTTCAACAACGCCGTCGACCTCAACGGAATCACCGTCCCCGCTTTGACGACCCGCCGGGCCAATACCGAAGTCAAAATGGGCTTCGGCGAGACCCTCGTGATTGCCGGCTTAATCAACAACGGTCACACGGCCACGACTTCGAAGATTCCGATCCTCGGCGACCTGCCCTATATCGGAGCGGTCTTCAGCCGTAAGCGATACACCGAGGGTGAGACCGAACTGATCATCATGGTGACGCCGGAACTGGTCGCACCGATGCAGCCGGGACAGGTTCCGACGGGCGGTCCGGGAATGCAGACCGACACGCCGACCGACAAAGAACTCTTCTTCTACGGACAACTCGAAGTGCCCACCTACGGCGGACCTTGTGGCGATCGCTGCCGCGACCCTGCCGGTGTTGCGACCGAGCCGGGAATGGCCAGCCCCACGATGCCGCAGGGATTGATCCCGCCGGGTAACTATCAGGGCAGCACCGGCTATCAGGGCGGTTCCAGCCACCACGTCGTGGTTCCGCCGGGAGCCAGCCAGATGCGGTCGCCCCGCCCCGCTCCGTCGCCTGCTCCGACCCAACGGGTCGCACCGCAACCGCCGAAGCTCGATCCGATTCCCGAACTCAACAACATCCCGCCGAGTCCGAGTGCTTCGCGTGAATACCGAGAAGTGACTGAGAATCCCTGGAAGGATGAACCGGCGTTGCAACCGGCCTCATTCGATGCACCGGAGACGCCTTCATCGGCATCCCCGCGTCAGCGACCGGGTTTAATCACGCCCGGTTCGTGA
- a CDS encoding AAA family ATPase, producing MKSVVRLAIVDPNDASRASVKNMLLGIDMVWLEAECSRYEFFADVLSQTQPDIALVSLDADPTKALALVARLTQDMPGCAVLTMSQSQEGSLILQAMRNGAREFLAYPPQLEDFLAALDRIKQQGGAREGEGKVRACQMITVAGVGGGVGSTSLAINLACCLAQNEKNAVAVIDLDLALGDADVWLDIIPDYTIQDVAENITRLDYSLLKRSLTKHDCGAFLLPRPTQMEDSSSINPEELRRIAALLKATFTHLVIDISKSYGALDQAAMEVSDSVLLVTQLDLPSLRNVVRLMQYFDQNEKLAEKIEVVVNRVGLDDNQISVSKALETIGREIYWEIPNDYPTMVESRNNGIPLITQAPKAKLTRSIVDLAKKFDQPSPKLDTTTSAAEPKKKSKSLFGFLGSGAK from the coding sequence ATGAAGAGCGTCGTCCGACTGGCGATCGTCGATCCGAACGACGCCTCGCGTGCCTCGGTGAAGAACATGTTGCTGGGCATCGACATGGTCTGGCTGGAGGCCGAGTGCTCCCGCTACGAATTCTTCGCCGACGTTCTGTCGCAAACCCAACCCGACATCGCGCTCGTCTCACTGGATGCCGACCCGACGAAAGCCCTCGCGTTGGTCGCCCGACTCACGCAGGACATGCCGGGCTGCGCCGTGCTGACAATGAGCCAGTCTCAGGAAGGCAGCCTGATCCTGCAGGCGATGCGGAACGGAGCGCGAGAGTTCCTTGCCTATCCGCCACAGCTCGAAGACTTTTTGGCCGCGCTCGATCGAATCAAGCAGCAGGGCGGCGCTCGCGAGGGCGAGGGTAAGGTCCGCGCCTGCCAGATGATTACCGTCGCCGGAGTCGGTGGCGGCGTCGGCTCGACTTCGCTGGCCATCAATCTCGCCTGCTGCCTGGCACAGAACGAGAAGAACGCAGTCGCAGTTATCGATCTCGATCTCGCGCTCGGCGACGCCGACGTGTGGCTCGACATCATCCCTGACTACACCATTCAGGATGTCGCCGAGAACATCACCCGGCTCGATTACTCACTGCTGAAGCGGTCGTTGACGAAGCACGATTGCGGAGCGTTTCTGCTGCCGCGACCGACGCAGATGGAAGATTCTTCGTCAATTAACCCGGAAGAACTTCGCCGAATCGCGGCGTTGCTCAAAGCCACGTTTACGCACCTGGTGATCGACATCAGCAAGTCGTACGGGGCACTTGACCAAGCGGCGATGGAGGTTTCGGACTCCGTGCTGCTGGTGACGCAGTTGGACCTGCCGAGCCTCCGCAACGTCGTGCGGCTAATGCAATATTTCGATCAGAACGAAAAACTGGCCGAGAAGATCGAGGTGGTCGTCAATCGCGTTGGTCTGGACGATAATCAGATCAGCGTGAGCAAAGCCCTCGAGACGATCGGTCGCGAAATCTATTGGGAAATTCCCAACGACTACCCGACGATGGTGGAGTCGCGAAACAATGGAATTCCGCTGATCACGCAGGCTCCCAAAGCCAAGCTGACTCGATCAATCGTCGACCTTGCCAAGAAGTTCGACCAACCATCGCCCAAGCTCGATACCACGACTTCGGCTGCGGAGCCGAAAAAGAAATCGAAGAGCCTGTTCGGCTTCCTCGGCAGCGGCGCCAAATAG